One genomic region from Deltaproteobacteria bacterium encodes:
- a CDS encoding TIGR04551 family protein encodes MRRLTASLTLAAIPVLCLAQPAMAQTPPTETEAADAASAEATEATETETEEAVAPKGSAPVVDLDAAIKTEVERRLAEALASEREDMRAEMRAALAASIASQEWQPETWESEEEKLELFELDGYFRVRGDVFNNFDLNAGLDADGRPLFPRPGYRPDESDTLGGANQRLRLDPTINVSEDVKVRATIDVLDNLVWGSTPDAYPLNLGTQSSPMIAFTGTLVEPIAGQNSIRNSISVKRVWAEVMTPVGQLRFGRMGSQWGLGLLANSGNELDQDAGDNVDRLMFVTKIADHYIIPAIDMPSSGRIFQPEDTYQGQAFDLEQRDDVQQYIIAVARRDSAEDAEKLLQDGRWVLNYGMYNVLRVQNIDAAVIGNHANIGGELSPSSFITRGAKAYIPDIWVRFQVGKLRIELEAVALLGKIDNGNLLSEPDPAAFTDGHLDIRQWGAVLQSDYKFLRDKLKVGFDVGLASGDSMPGMGIVATPGGNIADLPSPGAKDGKQFNIDDPNYDADQVIGNFKFDRDYHVDLILWREIMGQITDALYFRPSLSYEITQSLGFDIAAIYSRTIYAASAPGGVNDLGVELDGTVRYMASDGFGAQLQYGILIPMNGLSAENSPEIAQTVQGAFFVQF; translated from the coding sequence ATGCGACGCCTGACCGCTAGCCTCACCCTCGCCGCCATTCCGGTGCTCTGCCTCGCCCAGCCGGCGATGGCGCAGACCCCGCCGACCGAGACCGAGGCCGCCGACGCCGCGTCGGCCGAGGCCACCGAGGCCACCGAGACCGAGACCGAAGAGGCCGTCGCGCCGAAGGGCAGCGCCCCCGTCGTCGACCTCGACGCCGCGATCAAGACCGAGGTGGAGCGCCGCCTGGCCGAGGCCCTGGCGAGCGAGCGCGAGGACATGCGCGCCGAGATGCGGGCCGCCCTGGCCGCCTCGATCGCCTCCCAGGAGTGGCAGCCGGAGACCTGGGAGAGCGAGGAGGAGAAGCTCGAGCTCTTCGAGCTCGACGGCTACTTCCGGGTCCGCGGGGACGTCTTCAACAACTTCGACCTCAACGCGGGCCTCGACGCCGATGGTCGACCGCTCTTTCCGCGGCCGGGCTACCGCCCCGACGAGTCGGACACCCTGGGCGGCGCCAACCAGCGCCTGCGCCTCGACCCCACGATCAACGTCTCCGAGGACGTGAAGGTGCGGGCGACCATCGACGTGCTCGACAACCTGGTCTGGGGCTCGACCCCGGACGCCTATCCGCTGAACCTGGGCACGCAATCCTCGCCGATGATCGCGTTCACCGGCACGTTGGTGGAGCCGATCGCCGGCCAGAACTCGATCCGCAACTCGATCTCGGTGAAGCGGGTCTGGGCCGAGGTGATGACCCCGGTCGGTCAGCTGCGCTTCGGCCGGATGGGCAGCCAGTGGGGCCTCGGCCTCCTGGCGAACTCGGGCAACGAGCTCGATCAGGACGCCGGCGACAACGTCGACCGCCTGATGTTCGTCACGAAGATCGCCGATCACTACATCATCCCGGCCATCGACATGCCGTCCTCGGGTCGCATCTTCCAGCCCGAGGACACCTACCAGGGCCAGGCCTTCGACCTCGAGCAGCGCGACGACGTGCAGCAGTACATCATTGCCGTCGCCCGCCGAGACTCGGCCGAGGACGCCGAGAAGCTCCTCCAGGACGGCCGCTGGGTGCTGAACTACGGCATGTACAACGTGCTGCGGGTGCAGAACATCGACGCGGCGGTCATCGGCAACCACGCGAACATTGGCGGAGAGCTCTCCCCCTCCTCCTTCATCACTCGGGGCGCCAAGGCCTACATCCCCGACATCTGGGTCCGCTTCCAGGTGGGCAAGCTGCGGATCGAGCTCGAGGCGGTCGCCCTCCTCGGCAAGATCGACAACGGGAATCTCCTCAGTGAGCCGGATCCTGCCGCGTTCACTGACGGTCACCTCGATATTCGGCAGTGGGGTGCCGTGCTGCAGAGCGATTACAAGTTCCTGCGGGACAAGCTGAAGGTCGGCTTCGATGTCGGCCTCGCCTCCGGCGATTCGATGCCAGGCATGGGCATCGTCGCCACTCCGGGAGGCAACATCGCGGACCTTCCATCTCCGGGTGCGAAGGACGGCAAGCAGTTCAACATCGACGATCCGAACTACGATGCCGATCAGGTCATCGGCAACTTCAAGTTCGACCGCGACTACCACGTCGACCTGATCCTCTGGCGCGAGATCATGGGCCAGATCACCGACGCCCTCTACTTCAGGCCGAGCCTCTCCTACGAGATCACCCAGAGCCTGGGCTTCGACATCGCGGCCATCTACAGCCGCACCATCTACGCGGCCTCCGCGCCGGGCGGCGTGAACGACCTCGGCGTCGAGCTCGACGGCACCGTGCGCTACATGGCCAGCGACGGCTTCGGGGCCCAGCTGCAGTACGGCATCCTGATCCCGATGAACGGCCTCTCGGCCGAGAATTCGCCGGAGATCGCGCAGACCGTCCAGGGCGCGTTCTTCGTCCAGTTCTAG
- a CDS encoding MopE-related protein has translation MQCRALPITLAVVAVLGGGCRTEPVRTVIIAEVGSRVAVDCMVLTATGPGGEALDETLVRPTLVADFRDATLEVAIYPGDVLHGTITLQAVGRRSGKAEACDGPTLGESEAVDATFSEGETVRAPLILAPLFPDLDGDGWEEGVDCDDADPLTYPGAPEICGDALDQACGGSPDQGCDCAPDGLSRSCYPRGMDSPQLTLPGSRCRNGVQRCEQGAWGLCEGAILPTEDVCDGQDTDCDGEPDPAGCPCLDNQTRPCFTFEPPEAGGVGECAMGVSTCSAGVWGDCFGDVGPAPEICNGRDDDCDGVFDDPDEIPRELCERTDGVCGLARKACGSSGTLPCTDTEYAQASGGTYELDETLCDGLDNDCDGLVDEVCDCDPITEPSRPCFPFGRGMSDAALGQGACVAGTQTCLSSTSRWGACENAVTPVAERCNGVDLDCNGVVDDVIWIGQPCTAAAVGLCEQGNLACNPAVAPDGRECVPGAPVSPDPACDGFDADCDSTNLPPDDDRDATCSTGRLCCSGACVDIQNDLDNCGDCYAPCPDDGRPCHDPACVAGGCTYENWQEGTPCPDDGTACTTDACSAGLCLHPAVADGTLCAEGTGTVCVAGVCERDCYIGGTIYAANARNPANECQSCRPGGDPFAWGNVTPGTACSEDGNACTDDFCSGGTCQHPPRGDGTTCGSGQVCVGTSCQSGCYIGGTFYAPSTLNPANDCQSCQPSASTTGWTNLGSSASCASDGNYCTVNDHCDGGGTCVGGGARDCSAFSDACNLGVCDAAAGSCQPSPRTTGTLCTTGGSAPGVCDGLGACFDGCYINTFLRANGAHPSGNVCRTCVPATSRVAWTNEPSTTACDDGLFCTDGDFCSGAGACSPGPAYDCSSLDDDCNTGVCNESQDRCDPSPLAGGTSCTGGNICDGAGTCADGCFIATVFYTSGTDNPGNECESCITASSRSSWTSETGTSCTADALACTLDVCSAGTCTHPANDGGSCGSGCVCAGSTPTEADCGDGVDNDGDGSTDCPDSTDCNGQSCGGGNTCNAGGQCN, from the coding sequence ATGCAATGCCGCGCCCTGCCGATCACCCTCGCCGTGGTCGCCGTGCTCGGAGGGGGATGCCGTACCGAGCCCGTCCGTACGGTGATCATCGCGGAGGTGGGCTCCCGGGTCGCCGTCGACTGCATGGTGCTCACCGCCACGGGGCCGGGCGGCGAGGCCCTCGACGAGACCCTCGTCCGCCCCACCCTGGTCGCCGACTTCCGGGACGCCACCCTGGAGGTGGCCATCTACCCCGGGGACGTCCTGCACGGGACGATCACCCTGCAGGCCGTGGGCCGCAGGAGCGGCAAGGCCGAGGCCTGCGACGGCCCGACCCTCGGCGAGTCGGAGGCGGTGGACGCCACCTTCTCCGAGGGGGAGACCGTGCGCGCCCCCCTGATCCTCGCCCCCCTCTTCCCCGATCTCGACGGCGACGGCTGGGAGGAGGGGGTCGACTGCGACGACGCCGACCCCCTCACCTACCCCGGCGCGCCGGAGATCTGCGGCGACGCCCTCGACCAGGCCTGCGGAGGCTCCCCCGACCAGGGCTGCGACTGTGCCCCCGACGGCCTCTCCCGCTCCTGCTACCCCCGCGGGATGGACTCGCCCCAGCTCACCCTCCCCGGCAGCCGGTGCCGGAACGGCGTCCAGCGCTGCGAGCAGGGGGCCTGGGGTCTCTGCGAGGGGGCCATCCTCCCCACCGAGGACGTCTGCGACGGCCAGGACACCGACTGCGACGGCGAGCCCGACCCCGCGGGCTGCCCCTGCCTCGACAACCAGACCCGCCCCTGCTTCACCTTCGAGCCGCCGGAGGCCGGGGGCGTCGGGGAGTGTGCGATGGGGGTCTCCACCTGCAGCGCCGGGGTCTGGGGCGACTGCTTCGGTGACGTCGGTCCGGCGCCGGAGATCTGCAACGGCCGCGACGACGACTGCGACGGGGTCTTCGACGATCCCGACGAGATCCCGCGGGAGCTCTGCGAGCGGACCGACGGTGTCTGCGGCCTGGCCCGGAAGGCCTGCGGCAGCAGCGGCACCCTCCCCTGCACCGACACCGAGTACGCCCAGGCCTCGGGCGGCACCTACGAGCTCGACGAGACCCTCTGCGACGGCCTCGACAACGACTGCGACGGCCTGGTGGACGAGGTCTGCGACTGCGACCCGATCACCGAGCCCTCCCGCCCCTGCTTCCCCTTCGGCCGGGGCATGAGCGACGCCGCGCTCGGGCAGGGGGCCTGCGTGGCCGGCACCCAGACCTGCCTCTCCTCCACCAGCCGCTGGGGCGCCTGCGAGAACGCGGTGACCCCGGTGGCCGAGCGCTGCAACGGCGTCGACCTCGACTGCAACGGGGTGGTCGACGACGTGATCTGGATCGGCCAGCCCTGCACGGCCGCCGCCGTGGGCCTCTGCGAGCAGGGCAACCTGGCCTGCAACCCCGCGGTGGCCCCCGACGGCCGCGAGTGCGTGCCCGGCGCGCCGGTGAGCCCCGACCCCGCCTGCGACGGCTTCGACGCCGACTGCGACTCGACCAACCTGCCCCCCGACGACGACCGGGACGCCACCTGCAGCACGGGCCGCCTCTGCTGCTCGGGCGCCTGCGTCGACATCCAGAACGACCTCGACAACTGCGGGGACTGCTACGCCCCCTGCCCCGACGACGGGCGGCCCTGCCACGACCCGGCCTGCGTCGCCGGCGGCTGCACCTACGAGAACTGGCAGGAGGGCACCCCCTGCCCCGACGACGGCACGGCCTGCACCACCGACGCCTGCAGCGCCGGCCTGTGCCTGCACCCGGCGGTCGCCGACGGCACCCTCTGCGCCGAGGGCACGGGGACCGTCTGCGTCGCCGGCGTCTGCGAGCGCGACTGCTACATCGGCGGCACGATCTACGCCGCCAACGCCCGCAACCCGGCCAACGAGTGCCAGTCCTGCCGGCCCGGCGGCGATCCCTTCGCCTGGGGCAACGTCACCCCGGGCACCGCCTGCTCCGAGGACGGCAACGCCTGCACCGACGACTTCTGCAGCGGCGGCACCTGCCAGCACCCCCCGCGGGGGGACGGCACCACCTGCGGCAGCGGACAGGTCTGCGTGGGCACGTCCTGCCAGAGCGGCTGCTACATCGGTGGGACCTTCTACGCCCCGAGCACCCTCAACCCGGCCAACGACTGCCAGAGCTGCCAGCCCTCGGCGAGCACCACGGGCTGGACCAACCTCGGCAGCAGCGCCTCCTGCGCCAGCGACGGCAACTACTGCACGGTGAACGACCACTGCGACGGCGGCGGCACCTGCGTCGGCGGCGGCGCCCGGGACTGCTCGGCCTTCAGCGACGCCTGCAACCTCGGCGTCTGCGACGCGGCGGCCGGGAGCTGTCAGCCCTCGCCGCGGACCACCGGCACCCTCTGCACCACCGGCGGGTCGGCCCCCGGGGTCTGCGACGGGCTCGGGGCCTGCTTCGACGGCTGCTACATCAACACCTTCCTGCGGGCGAACGGCGCCCACCCCAGCGGGAACGTCTGCCGGACCTGCGTGCCGGCCACCAGCCGCGTCGCCTGGACCAACGAGCCGTCCACCACCGCGTGCGACGACGGCCTCTTCTGCACCGACGGCGACTTCTGCAGCGGCGCGGGCGCCTGCTCCCCGGGGCCCGCCTACGACTGCTCGAGCCTCGACGACGACTGCAACACCGGGGTCTGCAACGAGAGCCAGGACCGCTGCGATCCCTCCCCCCTGGCGGGGGGCACGAGCTGCACCGGCGGCAACATCTGTGACGGCGCCGGCACCTGCGCCGACGGCTGCTTCATCGCCACGGTCTTCTACACCAGCGGCACCGACAACCCGGGCAACGAGTGCGAGAGCTGCATCACGGCGAGCTCCCGCTCCAGCTGGACCTCGGAGACCGGCACCAGCTGCACCGCCGACGCGCTGGCCTGCACCCTCGATGTCTGCAGCGCTGGCACCTGCACCCACCCGGCCAACGACGGCGGCAGCTGCGGTAGCGGCTGCGTCTGCGCCGGCAGCACTCCCACCGAGGCCGACTGCGGGGACGGCGTGGACAACGACGGGGACGGAAGCACCGACTGCCCGGACAGCACCGACTGCAACGGCCAGAGCTGCGGTGGGGGGAATACCTGCAACGCGGGTGGGCAGTGCAACTGA
- a CDS encoding nucleoside recognition domain-containing protein, whose amino-acid sequence MNLVFVLIAVVAILVGGITGRMEETTAGAVGGAADAVTLAIGLVGIMALWLGLMKVAEAAGLVNLLARGVRPLMRWLFPEVPEGHPAHAAMVLNIAANMLGLGNAATPLGLKAMQDLQALNDDPETATDAMAMFLAINTSSVQLVPATVIGLRVAAGATHPAEIVLPTLLATMVSTLVAIVAARLLSRLPRFSRARARAEAEAEEGPA is encoded by the coding sequence ATGAACCTCGTCTTCGTCCTCATCGCCGTCGTCGCGATCCTCGTCGGCGGGATCACCGGCCGGATGGAGGAGACGACCGCCGGCGCGGTGGGCGGGGCGGCGGACGCGGTGACCCTGGCCATCGGCCTGGTCGGGATCATGGCCCTCTGGCTGGGGCTGATGAAGGTCGCCGAGGCCGCCGGGCTGGTGAACCTGCTGGCCCGGGGCGTGCGGCCGCTGATGCGCTGGCTCTTCCCCGAGGTTCCCGAGGGGCACCCCGCCCACGCCGCGATGGTGCTGAACATCGCCGCCAACATGCTGGGGCTGGGCAACGCCGCGACGCCCCTGGGCCTCAAGGCGATGCAGGATCTCCAGGCCCTCAACGACGACCCGGAGACGGCCACCGACGCGATGGCGATGTTCCTCGCCATCAACACCTCCTCGGTGCAGCTGGTCCCGGCGACGGTGATCGGCCTGCGGGTCGCCGCCGGGGCCACCCACCCCGCCGAGATCGTCCTGCCCACCCTCCTGGCGACGATGGTCTCGACCCTGGTCGCCATCGTCGCCGCCCGCCTGCTCTCGCGCCTGCCCCGCTTCTCCCGGGCCCGGGCGCGGGCGGAGGCCGAGGCCGAGGAGGGTCCGGCGTGA
- a CDS encoding nucleoside recognition domain-containing protein, which yields MSQLLLVAQAAPVVAAGPETRSLLAELASGVGAWTIPLCIGAILLHGAVKKVRVYEVFVEGAKEGFEIGVRIIPFLVAILVVVGLFRGSGAMDGLAALLAPVLDPLGVPVDILPMAVIRPLSGGAAQGYLADVLNSPAGPDSLAGRMVSVMSGSTETTFYVLAVYFGSVGVRRARHALPAALLADAAGLIAAIVFTLLFF from the coding sequence GTGAGTCAGCTCCTCCTCGTCGCCCAGGCCGCCCCGGTGGTCGCCGCCGGCCCCGAGACCCGCAGCCTCCTGGCCGAGCTGGCCTCGGGGGTGGGCGCCTGGACCATCCCGCTCTGCATCGGCGCCATCCTCCTCCATGGCGCGGTGAAGAAGGTGAGGGTCTACGAGGTCTTCGTCGAGGGCGCCAAGGAGGGCTTCGAGATCGGGGTGCGGATCATCCCCTTCCTGGTCGCCATCCTGGTGGTGGTGGGGCTCTTCCGGGGTAGCGGCGCCATGGACGGCCTGGCCGCCCTCCTCGCGCCGGTCCTCGATCCCCTCGGGGTGCCGGTGGACATCCTGCCCATGGCCGTGATCCGCCCCCTCTCGGGCGGCGCCGCCCAGGGCTACCTGGCCGACGTGCTCAACAGCCCCGCGGGCCCCGACTCCCTCGCCGGCCGGATGGTCTCGGTGATGAGCGGCTCGACCGAGACGACCTTCTACGTGCTGGCCGTCTACTTCGGGTCGGTGGGCGTGCGCCGGGCCCGGCACGCCTTGCCGGCGGCGCTGCTGGCGGATGCGGCGGGGTTGATCGCGGCGATCGTGTTCACGTTGTTGTTCTTCTGA
- a CDS encoding pirin family protein, with the protein MIPEAKKDRPDPILLLERLTTPWQTDDPFLFCVHHLDHYPAGNAQLGPAAPLGGRRIGMDFDGRDGWNMYHGEIVPGFPQHPHRGFETVTVTRQGLVDHADSLGAGARYGEGDVQWLTAGKGIVHAEMFPLLSAEAPNPLELFQIWLNLPMARKMVAPYFSMFWAPTVPRVVVKDAAGRITEVVVVAGRFGEVAPPSPPPDSWASQEGAEVGIWTLKLEPGARFELPATAPGANRSLYYFAGGGLRLDGRELPLKHRARLRAGQSVTLEAGEATAECLVLQGHPIGEPTVQYGPFVMNSREEIARAFEDYRATGFGGWPWDRDDPIHGEARERFARHPDGREERPA; encoded by the coding sequence ATGATCCCCGAAGCCAAGAAGGACCGACCCGATCCCATCCTCCTGCTGGAGCGGCTCACGACCCCCTGGCAGACCGACGATCCCTTCCTCTTCTGCGTCCACCACCTCGATCACTATCCGGCGGGCAACGCCCAGCTGGGGCCCGCGGCGCCGCTCGGCGGCCGGCGGATCGGCATGGACTTCGACGGCCGCGACGGCTGGAACATGTACCACGGCGAGATCGTGCCGGGCTTCCCCCAGCACCCCCACCGCGGCTTCGAGACGGTCACCGTCACCCGGCAGGGCCTGGTGGATCACGCCGACAGCCTCGGCGCGGGGGCGCGCTACGGCGAGGGTGACGTGCAGTGGCTCACCGCCGGGAAGGGCATCGTCCACGCCGAGATGTTCCCCCTCCTCTCGGCCGAGGCCCCGAACCCCCTGGAGCTCTTCCAGATCTGGCTGAACCTGCCGATGGCCCGGAAGATGGTCGCCCCCTACTTCTCGATGTTCTGGGCGCCGACCGTGCCGCGGGTCGTGGTGAAGGACGCCGCCGGGAGGATCACCGAGGTGGTGGTCGTCGCCGGCCGCTTCGGTGAGGTGGCGCCCCCCAGCCCGCCCCCCGACTCGTGGGCCTCGCAGGAGGGGGCCGAGGTCGGGATCTGGACCCTGAAGCTCGAGCCGGGCGCCCGCTTCGAGCTCCCCGCGACCGCTCCGGGGGCGAACCGCTCCCTCTACTACTTCGCGGGCGGGGGCCTGCGCCTCGACGGCCGGGAGCTGCCCCTGAAGCACCGGGCCCGCCTGCGGGCCGGGCAGAGCGTCACCCTCGAGGCGGGCGAGGCGACGGCGGAGTGTCTCGTCCTCCAGGGCCACCCCATCGGTGAGCCCACCGTGCAGTACGGCCCCTTCGTGATGAACAGCCGGGAGGAGATCGCCCGGGCCTTCGAGGACTACCGGGCAACCGGCTTCGGCGGCTGGCCCTGGGACCGGGACGACCCGATCCACGGCGAGGCGCGGGAGCGCTTCGCCCGCCACCCCGACGGGCGGGAAGAGCGGCCAGCCTGA